CCGGTAAGGGGCGATGATGCTTCTGCAAAATCCTTAACCGCTCCTGTGCCTGCCAAATAAGCCATCCTTCCTGCCCTAACAGCTAACGAAAAGGCTTCCGACATGGATACGGCATCACCAGCCGAAGCGATAGCAGTGTTTACAAGCACTGCAGCTGCACCAAGCTCCATAGCCTCGGCTGCTTCGGAAGGTTTGCCTATTCCGGCATCCACTACGATAGGAAGGTCAATTTCATCTATCATAATTTTAACCAGCTCTTTTGTTTTAAGGCCTTTATTGGTGCCTATAGGGGCCCCAAGAGGCATTACTGCAGCAGCCCCCGCATCTCTCATCCTTTTTGCCATCATAAGATCAGGGCTCATATATGGTAGAACCACAAACCCTTCCTTAGCTAAAATTTCAGTTGCTTTGAGGGTTTCAAAATTATCAGGCAGCAAGTACTTAGTATCGGATATTACCTCAATCTTTATCCAGTTTCCACAACCCATTGCCTTTGCAAGGCGTGCAATTCTCACAGCTTCCTCTGCATTCCTTGCCCCTGATGTATTTGGCATCAGAACACATTCCTTCGGGATAAAATTCAGCATGTTTTCATCCTTTGATTCCAAATCAACACGCCTTACGGCAACAGTAACAACCTGTGCTCCCGACTTATCTACAATTTTGGGTATAAGTGCATTTGATGAATATTTACCAGACCCGATAAATAATCTGCTTCTTAGTTCTATTCCCCCAATTACCAGAGTATCCTTTGACATTTCTCCATCCTCCTTTATAAAACTTATATGCTCCCCAAATCATAATTTCCTGGACGTAACAAAATCACGAAGGGATTTTGCAACCTTGATCGTTGTCGTGAGAAATTGTGGTGTAGCATACACCATAATTTCCTAGACATAACAAAAGCTTACCCGTAAGGGTAAGCTCTATGATCTAAATAAATGTTGCGATCGCTTCCCTACGACGGAATTATCCGTATCAGGTTCATAGGGTTGAAACAAAAGTTTCTCTCAGCTTGGAAATGATTAATAACAGCTTACGCTAATCAATCCCTAAAAAGCACCCCTAGCATATATAATATTATGTTTTATTATATTTTTATTTTCAAGCAATTATAACACATTATTAATGTCACTGCAATAATTCTCTAACAATTGTAACCATTATTATAACCATTAATTATTACTATAGCCATTATCCCCATCTGTATGTCCAAAAACATTTGACGCATTCACTATTGCTTCAGGAATTCGTTCTGCAGGTACAGGCCTTCCAAATAAATAGCCCTGAACATTGTCACACTTGCAGCCCTTGAGGTAGTCCAGCTGACTTTTGGTTTCTACACCCTCTGCCACTACCTCTATATTGAGCTTATGAACCAAAGATACAATTGAACCCGTTATTTCCTTTTCTATCGTATCATTATCCACATCCTTTATAAAACTTTTATCTATTTTAAGAGTATTTAGAGGCAGGTTCTTGAGGTAATTTAGAGAAGAATAACCTGTTCCGAAATCATCCATGGACACCCTCACTCCCATATCCCTAAGCCCTTCCAAAATAAAGCATATCTTTTCAAAGGAATCAATAAGGATGCTTTCGGTTATTTCCAATTCTAGATGAGAAGGGTCAAAACCAGTCTCATCTAGGATCTTTTTTACCATTTCTGAAAAGTCATTTTGTTTAAACTGAACAGATGATACATTTACACAAATAAACATATCAGGGTGGTAATTCATGTTCAGCATCACACCTTGCCTGCATGCGTTCTCAAGGACCCATTCGCCGATCGATACAATGAGGCCGGTTTCTTCTGCTATTGGTATAAACTCTGAGGGTTCAATAATACCCAGGTCCTTATCAAACCACCTAATAAGTGCTTCAATTGCCCTGATTTTGCCGGTAGCCAAATCTACCTGAGGCTGATAATTGAGGGTGAATTTCTGTTCCCTCAGAGCTGTTCTCAGCTTCCTCTCAATAAGATGCTTTCTTATCATCGTTTCCTTCATGTCAAGACTAAAAAACTGTGTATTGTTTTTCCCCAGGGCTTTGGCTTTGTACATAGCCGTATCAGCATTCCTTAAGACTTCCATTATATTCTTTCCGTCATTAGGATACATGGCAATCCCAATGCTTATGCTTATATTTACGGTGTGAATATACAACTCAAAAGGCTGAACCACGGCTTCCCTGAGGCGTTCACAAAATTCAAAAGCCTCCTCCTGCTCACTTATGTTCTGCAGCAGTATGGCAAACTCGTCTCCTCCAAGTCTTGCTAATGTTTCATAGTTCCTGACACTCTGTGCAAGACGCTTTGCTATTATTTTAAGAAGCAAATCCCCTACATCATGGCCCATACTGTCGTTAATTTCCTTAAAATTGTCTACATCCAGTAAAACAACTGCAACATTCCTTTGATTTCTTTCTGCAAGGCCTGCAGCTATTGAAAGCCTGTCCATAAATAGTGCCCTGTTGGGAAGACCTGTCAAAGAATCGTGAAATGCCATATATTCAATATATGCCTGCTGTTCCTTTAACTCACTGATATCGGAAATAGCACCGGCTACCATATACATTTTACCGGCTTCATCAAACAATGCCTTACCGATTGCCCTTACCCACTTATAAATGCCATCCTTTGTCTTTATCCTGCATTCACACTGAAATTTATCAATCCTGTTGTTAATATGATTCATGTATGCTTCATAGGTCCTGTCCAGATCATCCGGGTGTATGATACCATTCCATAAATTCAGATTCCCTATCTCGTCTGTTTCATAACCTGTTATTTCGTACCATTTACCTGAAAAAGCCTTTTTATTGCCGATTATATCATAATACCATATGCCATCTGTCGTTGCATCAGATATTAGCTTGTATATTTCTTCATTCATTTTTAACGTCGTTATATCACTAAAAATTGCAATAAAGTAACCTTTAGCAGGAGAATAGGCATTTACAGAATACCACCTGTTGAAAGCTTCTGAATAATGCTCTTTAACCTGGGCCTTTCCGTCCATGGCAACCCTACCGAAAAAATCTATCCAATTGGCAGTGTCTTTATCAATTTGAGGAACAATTTGCCTGATTGTTTTTCCTATAACCATCTCCCTTGAGAGACCTGTAAATTTTTCAAAGGCAAGGTTTACATCAATATATTCGTAATCAACCGGCCTGTCGCAATCGTCCAAAATAACTCTGTGATATGCAAAGGCATTACTCATATTTTCTATTACCATCTGGCAGAACCTATCCGTAAACTCCATTTTTATACCACCTTTACCTCTAACCTTATTAGTTATGCTCAGCCAATATCTACGATTAGTATATATTCTACACGTTTTTGGAATCTCCTCCATTTATTCTTTATATACCTCATATTCAATAGAACTCACAAAATAATTTCCAAGTCATATAAAAAAGTAATTTTATTTGATAACAGTTCACATTATCAAACAAAATTACTTTTAACAGTTATATCAAAGAATTTCCAAGTCATAGACATAAATTAAATGTCGATTTGAACTACCTTATTCATTGCAATAGATTGACCTACATCTATAACACGTTGATTTTCCGAACCCCTGTAGCTAAGCATAAGGTTTCTTTTGTTCTCCTCGTATTTGCCATCGACAATAACATCGGAATTCTCAAAAAGCTCATCCCATCCTGATCTCTGATGCCTGTACTTTAATATGTGCTCGTAGGAATACCCTGTATATGTCATCACACTGTAGCCACAGTCTCTGGCTTTTCTGGCAAGCTGTGCAAAGCCTTCAGCCTGCTCAAAGGGCTCTCCTCCGCTTAAGGTTATGCCATCTAAAAGCGGATTTTTTCTCATTTCATTTATTATGGCATCAACATCTACTAGACTTCCTCCGTCAAATGAATGGGTGTGGGGGTTATGGCACCCCCTGCAGTTATGTCTGCATCCCTGAGAAAAAATCACATACCTTATGCCCGGACCGTCAACAATGGACTCTTTTACAACTCCGGCTATTCTGATAAATACACTCATTTCTCGTACCTCCACAGGTTATGTTCCTGCATAGTGCCTTATTCTGTCTCTTTCTTCCGCTTTTTTTGCATCATTGAAGCGTTCTAGTGTTCCGACGAGGTAACCGGTTATCCTTCTGATTCTTTCAAACTTCATCTCACCCTCCTGACGGCCGCATGAGGGGCATTCATTGCCTATAATTCCCGTATATCCGCAGACAGGATCTCTATCCACAGGGTGGTTAATAGAGCCATAGCCAATACCGGACTCTTTCATAGCACGTACAATCTTCTCAAAGGCAGCAAGGTTTTGTGAAGGATTTCCGTCAAGCTCAACATACGTAATATGTCCAGCGTTTGTAAGCTCATGGTAAGGTGCCTCAATTCTTATTTTATCAAAAGCACTTATCTCATAATAAACCGGGATATGAAAGCTGTTTGTATAATAATCTCTATCTGTTACACCTTCGATAACTCCATAGAAATTCCTGTCATACTTAACAAACCTTCCTGCTGTACCCTCTGCAGGAGTAGCAATAAGGGTAAAATTCATTTTATAATGTGCACTTGCTTCATCCATCTTCCTTCTCATGAAGCCTACAATTTCCAAACCTAAGTTCTGTGCCTCCTGAGATTCACCATGATGCTTGCCTATCAGTGCCTTAAGACATTCAGCAAGTCCGATAAATCCCATTGTCAAAGTACCGTGCTTTAATACCTCTCCAATCTCGTCATCCCAGCCCAGCTTATCGGAGTCTATCCATATGCCTTGCCCCATGAGGAACGGAAAGTTTTTGACCTTTTTCCTTGCCTGAATATTATAACGCTCAATAAGTTGATCAATAACAAGCTTTATTTTTCTTTCAAGCTCATCAAAGAAAATATTTACATTTTTATTACTTCTAAGTGCTATTCTTGGGAGATTTACAGTTGTAAAGCTGAGATTCCCTCTTCCATAAATGACTTCTCTTTCAGCATCATGAACATTTCCAATAACCCTTGTACGGCAGCCCATATAAGCAATCTCAGTTTCAGGATGACCTTGCTTATAGTATTTAAGGTTAAATGGTGCATCAAGGAAAGAAAAGTTTGGAAAAAGCCTCTTTGCACTTACCCTGCATGCAAGCTTGAACAAATCGTAGTTAGGGTCTTCAGGGTTATAGTTAACTCCTTCCTTAACCTTGAAAATATGTATAGGGAATATTGGGGTTTCTCCATTCCCTAGGCCTGCCTCTGTAGCAAGCAAAAGATTTTTTATTACAAGCCTTCCTTCAGGCGAAGTATCCATGCCGTAGTTTATGGAGCTAAAAGGAATCTGTGCTCCAGCTCTGCTGTGCATTGTATTTAGATTATGTACAAAGGCTTCCATTGCCTGATATGTTCTTCTGTCTGTTTCGGATTCCGCCATTTTAACGGCAAACTTCTGGCACTTACGGGCTATATCTGTATCTTTAACAAGCTCTATCAATAATTCCTCTTCATACTTGCCATAAAGATCCCCACGCCCTAATGTAGGGTTTAGCCCATGATTTTCCTTTATTTTATCAACTATAAGCTTTACCTTCTCATCCGCATCGGTAATATCGGCCAATAGATTCAACGCCTTAACCAGATTCTCCTTGTACAGCCGTATAAACGTTTTGCCAACACCCGGTGCCATGCCGTAATCAAAGGTAGGTATGCTCTGTCCACCATGCTGGTCATTCTGATTTGATTGTATAGCTATGCAAGCCAGTGCTGAATAACTATGTATATCATTTGGTTCCCTCAAATGTCCATGTCCCGTACTGAAACCTCCTTTGAAAAGAGAGGTTATATCAATCTGGCAGCATGTTGTTGTAAGAGTAAGGAAGTCCATGTCATGAATATGTATATCTCCTTCTTTATGGGCCTTGGCATGCTCCGGCTTTAAAACACGCATCTCATAGAACTGCTTTGCTCCTTCAGAGCCATACTTAAGCATTGTGCCCATTGCAGTATCGCCATCAATGTTTGCGTTCTCACGCTTCATGTCGTTGTCCTTGGCTTCCTTAAAGGTTAATTCTTCATAAACCTTCATAAGCCTTGTATTCATTTCTCTTATTCTTGTCCGTTCAGCCCTGTATAATATGAATTCCTTTGAAGTGCGTACATGGCCTGTTTCCATTAGAATTATTTCAACTGCATCCTGTATCTCCTCAACTGTAGGAGTAAGCTTTCCTTGCGAGTTTTCAATATATTCTGCAACCCTTATTGCCAAAGCCATTGCAGAATCATAGTCCTTGCCTCCGGTTGCTGTAGCAGCCTTGAAAATAGCATTCGCTATTTTTTCAATATTAAACGGTACTTCTCTTCCGTCACGCTTTTTGATTTTACTTATCATACCTGTCCGTATCCTCCCCATATATGTACATACCTTCATAAGACACAATAAAAGCCTCCGTTAGCCGAAGAGCTTTTATTATTAAACCTGTATTTATAACGTTTGTTTTGTGCAATATTTAGTGACTTAATATTATCACATACAATATATTGTGTCAATCCGATATTTTAATATGGTTTTTTGGGACTAAATTTTATGGTATCCTTTATCTCCATATGGCTGAAGCTTTTCCAGCCATTTTTTCTCCAGTTTTTTTAGTTCATCCTTCATATCAAAAAAACCTTCCTCCGGCTGTTCCAATACTTCAAGCACCTCAAATACAAAAGCCTCATTTCCGTATTTTGTCCATTCCTCCTGAAGGAGCTTGTTCCTGTATCCTCCTGTATTAAGCTCTATCTGCCTGCCATTTATAGTTTTAAGATTGGGAGTGGCAACTAATAATATCTTATTGTTTATAGTATTTCTTATCTGGTAAACTCCCGCTTCTGTTTTCAGTTCCTTAAACTGATTTTTCAGTTCCTTCCTGCGGTCCAAATCCAACACCTCCCTGCCGCTATCATATTTCCTTATCCAATACTGGCTGCCGTCCTGCTTTCTGTCCATAAATCCATATTCTATAAGGTATCGTCTTAAAGTAACAAAATCCTCAGATGCCCCTTTCAAAATTTCATTGACCTCTTTTTCGCTGTACACATTCTCTTTATCAAACCTGGCTGCTAATTGTTCCAACACAACAATCCTGCTTTTTTCTTTCATGTCAAAGGTCTTTAGAGGGCCATCAATTCCTTCTGGGAAATACTTTTCAATTATTTTATCCTTTTCTTGTTGTGTTGCAATATGTCTTCCACTTCCAGCCTTAGGGGCAGTCTGACGTTTTACGTTATTGTAAGTCTTACTTGAACCTTCCTTTAAAAGCTCCATCAGCACAAGAAATATTTTAGCCTGACGCTCCTTCTCTCTAAGCACAAACCTATGATTTCTTATAGTTGAACTGCTACCGATGCCCATTTCATTCTTTACTTCTTCATCTCCCATACCTTGATAAAAAAGCTTTAAAAGTTTGCTTTGGTGAGGTGAAAGTCCGTTTAAAGACTTATCAAGATCTATTAAATATTCAAACACGCTTCCATGTGAACTTTCTATGTGAAGCTTCATGTATTTTTCAGCTTCATAAAATATATTTCCTTTTGAATAGACAAGTCCTTTCTCTATGGATTCACCACAAATCAGGCACACATATTTATCACTCTCGTCTGCATATCCTCTTTTGATGTCGGACAACGGAGAATTAAACAACCTTTCATTTTCATTCATTATATCAACACCTTTGCATTTTGTTTGTTGTCATATAGATATATTATATTTTTGTTTGTAT
The genomic region above belongs to Pseudobacteroides sp. and contains:
- a CDS encoding thiazole synthase, which translates into the protein MSKDTLVIGGIELRSRLFIGSGKYSSNALIPKIVDKSGAQVVTVAVRRVDLESKDENMLNFIPKECVLMPNTSGARNAEEAVRIARLAKAMGCGNWIKIEVISDTKYLLPDNFETLKATEILAKEGFVVLPYMSPDLMMAKRMRDAGAAAVMPLGAPIGTNKGLKTKELVKIMIDEIDLPIVVDAGIGKPSEAAEAMELGAAAVLVNTAIASAGDAVSMSEAFSLAVRAGRMAYLAGTGAVKDFAEASSPLTGFLNG
- a CDS encoding sensor domain-containing protein; this encodes MEFTDRFCQMVIENMSNAFAYHRVILDDCDRPVDYEYIDVNLAFEKFTGLSREMVIGKTIRQIVPQIDKDTANWIDFFGRVAMDGKAQVKEHYSEAFNRWYSVNAYSPAKGYFIAIFSDITTLKMNEEIYKLISDATTDGIWYYDIIGNKKAFSGKWYEITGYETDEIGNLNLWNGIIHPDDLDRTYEAYMNHINNRIDKFQCECRIKTKDGIYKWVRAIGKALFDEAGKMYMVAGAISDISELKEQQAYIEYMAFHDSLTGLPNRALFMDRLSIAAGLAERNQRNVAVVLLDVDNFKEINDSMGHDVGDLLLKIIAKRLAQSVRNYETLARLGGDEFAILLQNISEQEEAFEFCERLREAVVQPFELYIHTVNISISIGIAMYPNDGKNIMEVLRNADTAMYKAKALGKNNTQFFSLDMKETMIRKHLIERKLRTALREQKFTLNYQPQVDLATGKIRAIEALIRWFDKDLGIIEPSEFIPIAEETGLIVSIGEWVLENACRQGVMLNMNYHPDMFICVNVSSVQFKQNDFSEMVKKILDETGFDPSHLELEITESILIDSFEKICFILEGLRDMGVRVSMDDFGTGYSSLNYLKNLPLNTLKIDKSFIKDVDNDTIEKEITGSIVSLVHKLNIEVVAEGVETKSQLDYLKGCKCDNVQGYLFGRPVPAERIPEAIVNASNVFGHTDGDNGYSNN
- the nrdG gene encoding anaerobic ribonucleoside-triphosphate reductase activating protein; the encoded protein is MSVFIRIAGVVKESIVDGPGIRYVIFSQGCRHNCRGCHNPHTHSFDGGSLVDVDAIINEMRKNPLLDGITLSGGEPFEQAEGFAQLARKARDCGYSVMTYTGYSYEHILKYRHQRSGWDELFENSDVIVDGKYEENKRNLMLSYRGSENQRVIDVGQSIAMNKVVQIDI
- a CDS encoding anaerobic ribonucleoside triphosphate reductase; translation: MISKIKKRDGREVPFNIEKIANAIFKAATATGGKDYDSAMALAIRVAEYIENSQGKLTPTVEEIQDAVEIILMETGHVRTSKEFILYRAERTRIREMNTRLMKVYEELTFKEAKDNDMKRENANIDGDTAMGTMLKYGSEGAKQFYEMRVLKPEHAKAHKEGDIHIHDMDFLTLTTTCCQIDITSLFKGGFSTGHGHLREPNDIHSYSALACIAIQSNQNDQHGGQSIPTFDYGMAPGVGKTFIRLYKENLVKALNLLADITDADEKVKLIVDKIKENHGLNPTLGRGDLYGKYEEELLIELVKDTDIARKCQKFAVKMAESETDRRTYQAMEAFVHNLNTMHSRAGAQIPFSSINYGMDTSPEGRLVIKNLLLATEAGLGNGETPIFPIHIFKVKEGVNYNPEDPNYDLFKLACRVSAKRLFPNFSFLDAPFNLKYYKQGHPETEIAYMGCRTRVIGNVHDAEREVIYGRGNLSFTTVNLPRIALRSNKNVNIFFDELERKIKLVIDQLIERYNIQARKKVKNFPFLMGQGIWIDSDKLGWDDEIGEVLKHGTLTMGFIGLAECLKALIGKHHGESQEAQNLGLEIVGFMRRKMDEASAHYKMNFTLIATPAEGTAGRFVKYDRNFYGVIEGVTDRDYYTNSFHIPVYYEISAFDKIRIEAPYHELTNAGHITYVELDGNPSQNLAAFEKIVRAMKESGIGYGSINHPVDRDPVCGYTGIIGNECPSCGRQEGEMKFERIRRITGYLVGTLERFNDAKKAEERDRIRHYAGT
- a CDS encoding DUF2087 domain-containing protein, whose protein sequence is MNENERLFNSPLSDIKRGYADESDKYVCLICGESIEKGLVYSKGNIFYEAEKYMKLHIESSHGSVFEYLIDLDKSLNGLSPHQSKLLKLFYQGMGDEEVKNEMGIGSSSTIRNHRFVLREKERQAKIFLVLMELLKEGSSKTYNNVKRQTAPKAGSGRHIATQQEKDKIIEKYFPEGIDGPLKTFDMKEKSRIVVLEQLAARFDKENVYSEKEVNEILKGASEDFVTLRRYLIEYGFMDRKQDGSQYWIRKYDSGREVLDLDRRKELKNQFKELKTEAGVYQIRNTINNKILLVATPNLKTINGRQIELNTGGYRNKLLQEEWTKYGNEAFVFEVLEVLEQPEEGFFDMKDELKKLEKKWLEKLQPYGDKGYHKI